The Streptomyces sp. Alt3 genome has a segment encoding these proteins:
- a CDS encoding DUF4396 domain-containing protein, translating into MDHSTHRTGTGHDPATHEGHHAHADHHGKYAQGASWPMAAKATLHCLTGCAIGEILGMVIGTALLWGNVETMVLAISLAFLFGYSFTLFAVLRAGLDLKSAVKVALAADTVSIAVMELVDNGIIALTPGAMEAHLSDGLFWSALLGGFVVAFLITTPVNKWMIGRGKGHAVVHAYH; encoded by the coding sequence ATGGACCACAGCACTCACCGAACCGGCACCGGACACGACCCGGCCACCCACGAGGGCCACCACGCGCACGCCGATCACCACGGAAAGTACGCGCAGGGCGCGTCTTGGCCGATGGCCGCGAAGGCCACCCTGCACTGCCTGACCGGCTGCGCCATCGGCGAGATCCTCGGCATGGTGATCGGCACCGCGCTGCTGTGGGGCAACGTGGAGACCATGGTCCTGGCAATCTCGCTGGCGTTCCTTTTCGGCTACTCGTTCACGCTGTTCGCGGTTCTCCGGGCGGGCCTGGACCTCAAGAGCGCAGTCAAGGTGGCACTGGCCGCCGACACCGTCTCGATCGCCGTGATGGAGCTGGTCGACAACGGCATCATCGCCCTGACCCCCGGCGCGATGGAGGCCCACCTGTCGGACGGGCTGTTCTGGTCGGCGCTCCTGGGCGGATTCGTCGTCGCGTTCCTGATCACGACGCCGGTGAACAAGTGGATGATCGGGCGCGGCAAGGGCCACGCCGTCGTCCACGCCTACCACTGA
- a CDS encoding four-helix bundle copper-binding protein, with protein sequence MSTTVKDMLATYPADLGDVDRKKLTRCIEECIACAQACTACADACLSEGMVGDLTKCIRTDMDCADICNATASVLSRHTGYDANVTRAMLTACATACRACADECSSHASMHEHCRLCAETCHSCEQACNELLQALG encoded by the coding sequence ATGTCCACCACCGTGAAGGACATGCTCGCCACATACCCGGCCGACCTGGGCGACGTCGACCGCAAGAAGCTCACCCGTTGCATCGAAGAATGCATCGCCTGCGCCCAAGCGTGTACCGCGTGCGCGGACGCCTGCCTATCGGAGGGCATGGTCGGCGATCTCACCAAGTGCATCCGCACCGACATGGACTGCGCCGACATCTGCAACGCCACCGCGTCCGTACTTTCCCGGCACACCGGCTACGACGCCAACGTCACCCGCGCCATGCTCACCGCCTGCGCCACCGCGTGCAGAGCCTGCGCCGACGAATGCTCCTCACACGCCAGCATGCACGAACACTGCCGCCTGTGCGCCGAAACCTGTCACTCCTGCGAACAAGCGTGCAACGAACTGCTCCAGGCCCTCGGCTGA